The following coding sequences are from one Geothrix sp. window:
- a CDS encoding flagellin, whose translation MVTILSNVNALAASRQLGVTKIDLNRTITRLTTGRRVNTASDDAASLDAGNTAMAASRSAAASVYKSQAGYFVALNTDGANQQLTELAYKQAELEGGGNSGLQEYTDLAAVAGMGSNSSASLALIATSQKTNAAAMSKALSDAQLSGISAETQLGIADSYLGADMGAEMANLTKYQIMMQAGTSALSNANQSAQTILGLFR comes from the coding sequence ATGGTCACCATTCTGAGCAACGTCAATGCTCTCGCCGCCAGCCGCCAGCTCGGCGTCACCAAGATCGACCTGAACCGGACGATCACCCGCCTCACCACCGGCCGACGCGTCAACACCGCCTCGGACGACGCGGCCAGCCTCGACGCCGGCAACACGGCCATGGCCGCCTCCCGCTCCGCGGCCGCCTCGGTTTACAAGAGCCAGGCTGGCTACTTCGTCGCCCTCAACACCGATGGCGCCAACCAGCAGCTGACCGAACTGGCCTACAAGCAGGCCGAACTGGAAGGCGGAGGCAACAGCGGCCTCCAGGAATACACCGACCTCGCCGCCGTCGCCGGCATGGGCAGCAACTCGTCCGCCTCGCTGGCCCTCATTGCCACCAGCCAGAAGACCAACGCCGCCGCCATGTCCAAGGCGTTGAGCGATGCCCAGCTCTCCGGCATCTCCGCGGAAACGCAGCTCGGCATCGCCGACTCCTATCTGGGTGCCGACATGGGCGCCGAGATGGCGAACCTCACCAAGTACCAGATCATGATGCAGGCTGGCACCAGTGCCCTGAGCAATGCCAACCAGTCCGCACAGACGATCCTGGGCCTCTTCCGGTAG
- a CDS encoding class I SAM-dependent methyltransferase: MTAHPCPICAGDRTTVFLRRDGVPVHQNLVMATPEAARSLARGDLTFAVCPDCGFVFNQAFDLARLAYGEDYDNTQSCSATFNTYLDGLVEDLVDRHGVRNCAIVEVGCGKGGFLRKLVEFADANNTGTGFDPSYVGEATSSDGRLTFRQCYYDDACTEIPADVVVCRHVIEHVPDPMSLLRSVRAALSRSPRARVFFETPCVDWILRNQVVWDFFYEHCSLFTASSLGVAFERAGFAVDRVKHIFGGQYLWLEARVAGATRPTLEPGETVQLAQAYGAREGQLRQRWQARLLELGALGPVALWGAGAKGATLANLADPDGTHIDCVVDLNPNKQGGFIPGTGHPIVAPADLPGRGVKRAILMNPNYRQENLRLLAEHGINLDLLDWSEP; encoded by the coding sequence ATGACCGCGCATCCCTGCCCCATCTGTGCCGGAGACCGGACCACGGTCTTCCTCCGGCGCGATGGCGTGCCTGTGCACCAGAACCTGGTGATGGCCACTCCGGAGGCCGCGCGTTCACTGGCCCGGGGTGACCTGACTTTTGCGGTGTGCCCGGACTGCGGCTTCGTGTTCAACCAGGCCTTCGACCTCGCCCGGCTGGCCTATGGCGAAGACTACGATAACACCCAGTCCTGCTCCGCGACCTTCAACACCTACCTGGATGGGCTGGTGGAGGACCTCGTCGACCGCCACGGGGTGCGGAACTGCGCCATCGTGGAAGTGGGCTGCGGCAAGGGTGGGTTCCTCCGCAAGCTGGTGGAATTCGCAGACGCCAACAACACGGGGACTGGTTTCGATCCAAGCTACGTGGGGGAGGCCACGAGCTCGGATGGGCGGCTGACCTTCCGCCAGTGCTACTACGATGACGCCTGCACGGAGATCCCCGCCGACGTGGTGGTCTGCCGTCACGTCATCGAGCATGTGCCGGACCCGATGAGCCTGCTGCGGTCGGTCCGGGCGGCGCTGTCCCGGTCGCCGAGGGCGCGGGTGTTCTTCGAGACGCCCTGCGTGGACTGGATCCTGCGCAACCAGGTGGTCTGGGATTTCTTCTACGAGCACTGCTCCCTGTTCACGGCCAGTTCCCTCGGAGTGGCCTTCGAGCGAGCCGGCTTTGCGGTGGACCGGGTCAAGCACATCTTCGGGGGGCAGTACCTCTGGCTGGAGGCGCGAGTGGCCGGGGCCACCCGGCCGACCCTCGAACCCGGCGAGACCGTGCAGCTTGCCCAGGCCTATGGGGCCAGGGAGGGCCAGCTGCGGCAGCGCTGGCAGGCGAGGCTGCTCGAGCTGGGAGCCCTGGGCCCCGTGGCGTTGTGGGGCGCGGGCGCCAAGGGAGCCACCCTCGCGAACCTCGCGGATCCGGACGGCACGCACATCGACTGCGTGGTGGACCTGAATCCGAACAAGCAGGGCGGCTTCATTCCGGGCACGGGACACCCCATCGTGGCACCGGCCGACCTCCCCGGTCGCGGCGTGAAGCGGGCCATCCTCATGAACCCGAACTACCGCCAGGAGAACCTGCGTCTCCTGGCGGAACATGGAATCAACCTTGATCTGCTGGACTGGAGCGAGCCATGA
- the fliS gene encoding flagellar export chaperone FliS, which translates to MNAYAKSADAYLTQRIMSASPEQQAALIMEAGQRHLGRSIQALNRNDISGAATSLTRVLDAITEATLRLNYEDGGELVENLEKLYDWWTRELVAAGHLKDAKRLAVVAEQMGDIRQAWEQFHEKKTGAVQGAEPSFGNQVI; encoded by the coding sequence GTGAACGCCTATGCCAAATCCGCAGATGCCTACCTGACCCAGCGCATCATGAGTGCCAGTCCCGAACAGCAGGCGGCCCTGATCATGGAGGCCGGCCAGCGGCACCTGGGCAGGTCCATCCAGGCCTTGAACCGCAATGACATTTCGGGGGCGGCCACCAGTCTCACCCGGGTCCTGGATGCCATCACCGAGGCGACCCTCCGCCTCAACTACGAAGACGGCGGAGAGCTGGTCGAGAACCTTGAGAAACTCTACGACTGGTGGACGCGAGAGCTCGTGGCCGCCGGTCACCTCAAGGATGCGAAGCGCCTGGCGGTGGTGGCCGAGCAGATGGGTGACATCCGGCAGGCCTGGGAGCAGTTCCACGAGAAGAAGACCGGCGCCGTCCAGGGGGCCGAGCCTTCCTTCGGGAACCAGGTCATATGA
- a CDS encoding flagellin, whose translation MVTILSNVNALAASRQLGVTKIDLNRTITRLTTGRRVNTASDDAASLDAGNTAMATSRSAAASVYKSQAAYFVALNTDGANQQLTELAYKQAELEGGGNSGLQEYTDLAAVAGMGSNSSASLAAIAASQKTNAAAMSKALSDAQLSGISAETQLGIADSYLGADMGAEMANLTKYQIMMQAGTSALSNANQSAQTILGLFR comes from the coding sequence ATGGTTACCATTCTGAGTAACGTGAATGCCCTGGCCGCAAGCCGCCAGCTCGGCGTCACCAAGATCGACCTGAACCGGACGATCACCCGTCTCACCACCGGCCGACGCGTCAACACCGCCTCGGACGACGCGGCCAGCCTCGACGCCGGCAACACGGCCATGGCCACTTCCCGTTCCGCGGCCGCCTCGGTTTACAAGAGCCAGGCCGCCTACTTCGTCGCCCTCAACACCGATGGCGCCAACCAGCAGTTGACTGAACTGGCTTACAAGCAGGCCGAACTGGAAGGCGGCGGCAACAGCGGCCTCCAGGAATACACTGACCTCGCCGCCGTCGCCGGCATGGGCAGCAACTCGTCCGCTTCACTGGCCGCCATTGCCGCCAGCCAGAAGACCAACGCCGCCGCCATGTCCAAGGCGCTGAGCGATGCCCAGCTCTCCGGCATCTCCGCGGAAACGCAGCTCGGCATCGCCGACTCCTATCTGGGTGCCGACATGGGCGCCGAGATGGCGAACCTCACCAAGTACCAGATCATGATGCAGGCTGGCACCAGTGCCCTGAGCAATGCCAACCAGTCCGCACAGACGATCCTGGGCCTCTTCCGGTAG
- a CDS encoding dTDP-4-dehydrorhamnose 3,5-epimerase family protein gives MSGARFEFQEGDLPGLKLVRRKPIEDARGSLVRMFCADAFRTSGFAPAISQINHTLTKRSGTVRGFHFQRPPHAEVKLVSCLRGSIFDVAVDLREGSPTFLRWQGVVLSEANQTGLLIPEGFAHGFQALEADCELLYLHSAPHHPEAEGGLHPLDPALAIAWPLEIADLSDRDRSHPMLLPAFKGLSL, from the coding sequence ATGAGTGGCGCCCGCTTCGAGTTCCAGGAGGGGGACCTGCCGGGCCTCAAGCTCGTCCGGCGCAAGCCCATCGAGGACGCCCGCGGTTCCCTCGTCCGCATGTTCTGCGCCGATGCCTTCCGCACCAGCGGCTTCGCCCCCGCCATCAGCCAGATCAACCACACGCTCACGAAGCGGAGCGGCACCGTGCGGGGGTTCCATTTCCAGCGGCCGCCCCATGCCGAGGTCAAGCTGGTCAGCTGCCTCAGGGGGAGCATCTTCGACGTGGCCGTGGATCTCCGGGAGGGTTCGCCCACCTTTCTCCGCTGGCAGGGCGTCGTGTTGTCCGAAGCCAACCAGACCGGCCTCCTGATTCCCGAAGGGTTCGCCCACGGCTTCCAGGCCCTGGAAGCGGACTGCGAGCTGCTGTACCTGCACTCTGCGCCCCACCATCCCGAAGCCGAGGGCGGCCTGCATCCCCTGGATCCAGCCCTGGCCATCGCCTGGCCCCTGGAGATCGCGGACCTCTCGGACCGGGACCGCTCCCATCCGATGCTGCTTCCCGCCTTCAAGGGGCTCTCGCTATGA
- a CDS encoding flagellar protein FlaG translates to MANPISPLGNLPVVVTGAASPKPVSARPAPAAARGSVGSPAAAAAQINQHLQQAEPELKLQVDAGSGRTVYQVIQQGTGEVVLQIPSEEVLGMSRRLREMEGQGHSSGALVDREG, encoded by the coding sequence ATGGCCAATCCAATCAGCCCGCTGGGAAATCTCCCCGTCGTGGTGACTGGTGCCGCCTCGCCCAAGCCCGTCAGCGCACGGCCAGCCCCGGCTGCGGCCAGGGGTTCCGTGGGCAGTCCCGCGGCGGCTGCAGCCCAGATCAACCAGCACCTCCAGCAGGCCGAGCCGGAGCTCAAGCTCCAGGTGGACGCGGGCTCAGGCCGTACCGTCTACCAGGTCATCCAGCAGGGTACCGGCGAGGTGGTGCTGCAGATTCCTTCCGAGGAAGTGCTGGGGATGTCCCGGCGCCTGCGGGAAATGGAAGGCCAGGGCCACTCTTCCGGTGCCCTGGTGGACAGGGAGGGCTAG
- a CDS encoding flagellar protein FlaG, whose amino-acid sequence MANAISPLGSLPVVATGAASPKPVSARPAPAAARGSVGSPAAAAAQINQHLQQAEPELKLQVDAGSGRTVYQVIQQGTGEVVLQIPSEEVLGMSRRLREMEGQGQPSGALVDKEG is encoded by the coding sequence ATGGCCAATGCAATCAGTCCGTTGGGAAGTCTCCCCGTCGTGGCGACTGGTGCCGCCTCGCCCAAGCCCGTCAGCGCACGGCCAGCCCCGGCTGCGGCCAGGGGTTCCGTGGGCAGTCCCGCGGCGGCTGCGGCCCAGATCAACCAGCACCTCCAGCAGGCCGAGCCGGAGCTCAAGCTCCAGGTGGACGCGGGCTCAGGCCGTACCGTCTACCAGGTCATCCAGCAGGGTACCGGCGAGGTGGTGCTGCAGATTCCTTCCGAGGAAGTGCTGGGGATGTCCCGGCGCCTGCGGGAAATGGAGGGCCAGGGTCAGCCATCCGGTGCCCTGGTGGACAAGGAGGGCTAG
- a CDS encoding class I SAM-dependent methyltransferase: MKCRHCHAELELPFMDLGSAPHSNAYLTEQALHAPEPWFPLKVLVCRACWLVQTEDVVAADALFNEDYAYFSSYSETWLRHAEAYVAKMVDRLGLDRHSLVVELAANDGYLLQYVQARGIPCLGIEPTAGTARVARQKGLEIIEAFFGAGLGSELAASGRQADLVTANNVLAHVPDINDFLSGIARLLKPGGTATFEFPHLLSLVTQAQFDTIYHEHFSYLSMTALDGILGMNQLRAFDLESLSTHGGSLRVFAQRADAPPREPSPALLGCLEAEAAAGIRSDAFYAAFQSRADDIKNHFLEFLLQAKRDHKTVVGYGAAAKGNTLLNHAGVGPDLISHVIDRNPAKQGKYLPGSRIPICEEALLKQLRPDFVIILPWNLREEVVQQLAYIREWGGRFVTAVPALRVS, from the coding sequence ATGAAATGCCGTCATTGCCATGCCGAGCTGGAGCTCCCCTTCATGGACCTGGGTTCGGCCCCGCACTCCAACGCCTATCTGACCGAACAGGCCCTGCATGCCCCCGAGCCCTGGTTCCCCTTGAAGGTGCTGGTCTGCCGCGCCTGCTGGCTCGTCCAGACCGAGGACGTGGTCGCGGCCGATGCCCTGTTCAACGAGGATTACGCCTACTTCAGCTCCTACTCCGAAACCTGGCTCAGGCATGCGGAAGCCTACGTGGCGAAGATGGTGGATCGCCTGGGCCTCGACCGGCATTCGCTGGTGGTGGAGCTCGCGGCGAATGATGGCTACCTGCTGCAGTACGTGCAGGCCCGGGGGATCCCCTGCCTGGGCATCGAGCCCACGGCGGGCACCGCCCGGGTGGCCCGGCAGAAGGGCCTCGAGATCATCGAAGCCTTTTTCGGAGCAGGCCTCGGTTCGGAGCTCGCCGCCTCGGGCCGGCAGGCGGATCTGGTCACGGCGAACAACGTGCTGGCCCACGTTCCCGACATCAACGACTTCCTGTCGGGCATCGCCAGGCTGCTGAAACCCGGCGGCACGGCGACCTTCGAGTTCCCCCACCTCCTCAGCCTGGTGACGCAGGCCCAGTTCGACACCATCTACCACGAGCATTTCTCCTACCTGTCCATGACGGCGCTGGACGGCATCCTGGGAATGAACCAGCTGAGGGCCTTTGATCTCGAAAGCCTGAGCACCCATGGCGGCAGCCTCCGCGTGTTCGCGCAGAGGGCGGATGCCCCCCCGCGGGAACCGAGTCCGGCCCTGCTCGGTTGCCTCGAGGCCGAGGCCGCAGCGGGCATCCGGTCGGATGCCTTCTACGCCGCCTTCCAGTCCCGAGCGGATGACATCAAGAACCACTTCCTGGAATTCCTGCTGCAGGCGAAGCGGGACCACAAGACGGTGGTGGGCTATGGCGCCGCGGCCAAGGGCAACACGCTCCTGAACCATGCCGGCGTCGGGCCCGACCTCATCTCCCATGTCATCGACCGCAATCCGGCGAAGCAGGGCAAGTACCTTCCGGGCAGCCGCATTCCCATCTGCGAGGAGGCCCTGCTCAAGCAGCTCCGGCCCGACTTTGTCATCATCCTCCCCTGGAACCTGCGCGAGGAGGTCGTGCAGCAGCTGGCCTACATCCGCGAGTGGGGAGGGCGCTTCGTCACGGCGGTGCCCGCCCTCCGGGTCAGCTAG
- the fliD gene encoding flagellar filament capping protein FliD gives MATSSLTSISGITTGIDTKALVDAIVAQKATGMNRLQAKKDLNDKKTAALTAMRTALTTLSLSMASLQDKLNSRTVTSTDTNNTNVTATATGIASGNYDISVKTVATKGRLSAALDPVTGYTLSVANPGDSTLSPIFTSGTSATFAVQGTDGVVKEITLDASSNSLNGLRDKINASGAGVTATVVNVGKGSSPYQLVLTAKDTGTGKTGGVVTLATLSGTVAASLGIASGSYGAPLADGTQTIVGGVTSATSGANATDADFTLNGIELTRTTNVVKDAVDGMTFTLKQGNQAGTTTLSVAPDKAGATAAVQDFITKYNQLMKDYHDASTSTKNADGSINQAPLASDSATRAMMGNLKATLFGQTAGLPGGATYKTLPNIGISTQADGTVYLNTITFQTAMTNDLASVQRLFTFAGDSTSPAVTVRAGGSKTVTGPIDFAITKDAGTGVLWGTLTRNGVTSDPIQVTDGVLSGTGDFAGLSLAVGGAGSGTITLSRGVGQAAKDLITNFTTPGSAGGISSILDSIQAQNKSLGSQIQDAQTRLNHERDNLTKKFAQMESVVAQMRAGASSLGSA, from the coding sequence ATGGCGACTTCATCCTTGACTTCAATCAGCGGCATCACCACTGGCATCGACACCAAGGCCCTCGTCGATGCCATCGTGGCCCAGAAGGCCACTGGCATGAACCGGCTGCAGGCCAAGAAGGATCTCAACGACAAGAAGACGGCGGCGCTCACCGCCATGCGGACCGCCCTGACCACCCTGTCCCTCAGCATGGCCAGCCTTCAGGACAAGCTGAACAGCCGCACGGTGACGAGCACCGACACCAACAACACCAATGTGACGGCGACCGCGACAGGCATCGCCTCCGGCAATTACGACATCAGCGTCAAAACGGTCGCCACCAAGGGTCGCCTGTCGGCGGCCCTCGACCCCGTGACGGGCTACACCCTGTCGGTGGCCAACCCCGGCGATTCCACGCTCTCCCCGATCTTCACGTCTGGAACCTCGGCCACCTTCGCCGTCCAGGGCACCGATGGCGTCGTCAAGGAGATCACCCTCGATGCCTCGTCCAATTCCCTGAATGGCCTGCGGGACAAGATCAATGCCTCGGGGGCCGGCGTCACCGCCACGGTGGTGAACGTGGGCAAGGGCAGCAGTCCCTATCAGCTCGTGCTGACCGCCAAGGACACGGGTACCGGGAAGACTGGCGGCGTCGTGACCCTCGCCACCCTGTCGGGCACAGTGGCCGCCTCCCTGGGGATCGCGAGCGGAAGCTACGGCGCGCCCCTGGCGGATGGCACGCAGACCATCGTGGGCGGCGTGACCTCCGCCACGTCTGGCGCGAATGCCACGGATGCGGACTTCACCCTCAACGGCATCGAGCTCACGCGCACGACCAACGTGGTGAAGGATGCGGTCGATGGCATGACCTTCACCCTGAAGCAGGGGAACCAGGCCGGAACGACCACCCTGTCGGTGGCTCCCGACAAGGCCGGGGCCACGGCCGCAGTGCAGGACTTCATCACGAAATACAACCAGCTGATGAAGGACTACCACGACGCCTCGACCTCCACCAAGAACGCGGACGGCAGCATCAACCAGGCGCCGCTGGCGTCGGATTCGGCCACCCGCGCCATGATGGGCAACCTCAAGGCCACCCTGTTCGGCCAAACGGCCGGGCTGCCCGGCGGAGCCACCTACAAGACGCTTCCCAACATCGGGATCAGCACCCAGGCAGACGGCACCGTCTACCTGAACACCATCACCTTCCAGACGGCCATGACCAACGACTTGGCCTCCGTCCAGCGTCTGTTCACCTTTGCCGGGGATTCCACCAGCCCGGCCGTGACCGTCAGGGCGGGTGGCAGCAAGACTGTGACGGGTCCTATTGATTTTGCCATCACGAAGGATGCGGGAACGGGCGTGCTCTGGGGGACGCTGACCCGCAATGGCGTGACCAGCGACCCGATCCAGGTGACGGATGGCGTCCTGTCTGGGACGGGCGATTTTGCCGGTCTGAGCCTCGCCGTCGGTGGCGCGGGCAGTGGAACCATCACCCTGAGCCGGGGCGTGGGCCAGGCGGCGAAGGACCTCATCACCAATTTCACCACCCCCGGCAGCGCGGGCGGGATCTCGTCCATCCTGGATTCCATCCAGGCCCAGAACAAGAGCTTGGGCTCCCAGATTCAAGATGCCCAGACGCGGTTGAACCATGAAAGGGACAACCTGACCAAGAAGTTCGCCCAGATGGAATCTGTGGTGGCCCAGATGAGGGCCGGTGCCAGCTCCCTTGGTTCGGCCTGA
- a CDS encoding cephalosporin hydroxylase family protein, producing the protein MRLSLDTDAKTLTLDEGGIGKVVDLYSKEAFEALSRQWVRLGWNQKYQYTFSWMGRPVIQLPEDMIRMQEVIFQVQPDVIIETGVAHGGSLIFYSSLCRAMGKGRVIGIDIEIRPHNRRAIEAHPLNDRIELVEGSSTDPGIVAQVKSLVKPGEAVLVILDSNHTYAHVHDELEAYADLVTAGSYIVATDGIMLDLADVPRGVPAWATDNPTFAARDFAAEHPEFVIEQPTWPFNESGLDQNITHWPGAWLRRR; encoded by the coding sequence ATGAGACTGTCCCTGGACACCGACGCCAAGACACTCACCCTGGATGAAGGTGGAATCGGCAAGGTCGTGGACCTGTACTCCAAGGAGGCCTTCGAGGCCCTGTCCCGCCAGTGGGTGCGGCTGGGCTGGAACCAGAAATACCAGTACACCTTCAGCTGGATGGGCCGCCCGGTCATCCAGCTGCCGGAGGACATGATCCGCATGCAGGAGGTCATCTTCCAGGTGCAGCCGGACGTGATCATCGAGACCGGCGTGGCGCATGGCGGCTCCCTGATCTTCTATAGCAGTCTCTGCCGGGCCATGGGGAAGGGACGGGTCATCGGCATCGACATCGAGATCCGGCCCCACAACCGCAGGGCCATCGAGGCGCACCCGCTGAATGACCGCATCGAGCTGGTCGAAGGCAGCTCGACGGACCCCGGCATCGTGGCGCAGGTGAAATCGCTCGTGAAGCCCGGCGAGGCCGTGCTGGTCATCCTCGATTCGAATCACACCTACGCGCACGTGCACGACGAGCTGGAAGCCTACGCGGACCTGGTGACGGCGGGCTCCTACATCGTCGCCACCGACGGCATCATGCTCGACCTGGCGGACGTGCCGCGCGGCGTGCCTGCTTGGGCCACGGACAATCCCACCTTCGCGGCCCGGGATTTCGCGGCGGAACATCCTGAGTTCGTGATCGAACAACCCACCTGGCCCTTCAACGAGAGCGGGCTGGACCAGAACATCACGCACTGGCCCGGAGCTTGGCTGAGGCGCCGCTAG
- a CDS encoding NAD-dependent epimerase/dehydratase family protein, with amino-acid sequence MKVLLTGASGFLGRHVLEALRCRGIETVLVGRHRPADCPLEEYIETDLLAEPDGGTLFRASGATHLLHLAWYVKHGQYWTSELNPRWAEATVRLVDGCCRAGCQGMVLAGTCAEYDWSGGICLEDSTPLRPATPYGASKDAARRQAMALGVQHQVPCAWGRVFLPYGSGEDPRRLVPSLIEVCRGRRAPFAVDAAAHRDFLHASDVAEGFVTLLNRQASGEFNISSGQPVEIGTLVRELARIMGADLQAVLDLSVRRPGEPPLLAGDNRKLRALGWHPQLSLTQGLERTIREALA; translated from the coding sequence ATGAAGGTCCTCCTCACCGGCGCAAGCGGATTCCTGGGACGCCATGTCCTGGAAGCCCTGCGTTGCCGGGGCATCGAGACCGTTCTCGTCGGCCGGCATCGTCCCGCCGACTGTCCCTTGGAGGAGTACATCGAGACCGACCTGCTGGCCGAGCCTGATGGCGGAACCCTGTTCAGGGCGTCCGGGGCGACCCACCTGCTGCACCTGGCCTGGTATGTCAAGCATGGCCAATACTGGACCTCGGAGCTCAACCCGCGCTGGGCCGAGGCGACGGTCCGGCTGGTGGATGGCTGCTGCCGGGCGGGCTGCCAGGGCATGGTGCTGGCAGGCACCTGCGCCGAGTACGACTGGTCGGGCGGCATCTGCCTCGAGGACAGCACGCCGCTCCGGCCAGCCACCCCGTACGGCGCCTCCAAGGACGCCGCCCGAAGGCAGGCGATGGCCCTGGGCGTCCAGCATCAGGTCCCCTGCGCCTGGGGCCGGGTGTTCCTTCCCTACGGTTCTGGAGAGGACCCCCGGCGCCTGGTCCCCTCCCTGATCGAGGTCTGCAGGGGGCGCCGCGCTCCCTTCGCGGTGGACGCCGCCGCCCATCGCGACTTCCTCCACGCTTCCGATGTGGCGGAGGGCTTCGTGACGCTGCTGAATCGGCAGGCCAGCGGGGAGTTCAACATCAGTTCGGGGCAGCCAGTGGAGATCGGAACGCTCGTGCGGGAACTGGCCAGGATCATGGGTGCCGATCTGCAGGCCGTGCTCGATCTGTCGGTTAGGCGCCCTGGGGAACCGCCCCTGTTGGCGGGCGATAACCGGAAACTCCGTGCCCTGGGTTGGCACCCGCAGCTCTCTCTCACCCAGGGGTTGGAGCGGACGATCCGTGAGGCGCTGGCATGA